In the genome of Raphanus sativus cultivar WK10039 chromosome 4, ASM80110v3, whole genome shotgun sequence, one region contains:
- the LOC108853673 gene encoding universal stress protein PHOS32-like produces MGKPAGYWVNKIRTSFKGGSSSSKSLDEGSASGSRKNGSKNQKTEEGNKKGEAESGRKVMVVVDTTSQSKNALQWALTQCVQDEDNITLLHVTKTPVAQATDETQGQRNSRAHEQVHPLKNLCQLKKPNVKTEIVVVETAEEKGKTIVEEAKKQGAGVLVLGQRKRTSKWRVIWKWRAKRGMGGGVVEYCIHNSECMAIAVRKKSNNGGYLITTKRHKDFWLLA; encoded by the exons ATGGGGAAACCAGCAGGGTATTGGGTGAATAAGATTAGGACATCCTTCAAAGGAGGATCATCTTCGAGCAAATCACTAGATGAAGGAAGTGCTTCGGGTTCTAGAAAGAACGGTAGTAAGAATCAGAAAACAGAGGAAGGCAATAAGAAGGGTGAAGCTGAGAGTGGGAGGAAAGTGATGGTTGTTGTGGACACAACTTCACAGTCAAAGAATGCTCTTCAATGGGCATTAACACAATGTGTTCAAGATGAAGATAATATCACTCTCCTCCATGTCACAAAAACACCTGTAGCACAAG CTACAGATGAGACACAAGGGCAGAGAAACTCAAGGGCTCATGAACAAGTTCATCCACTGAAGAACTTGTGTCAGCTCAAGAAACCTAAT gTGAAGACGGAGATAGTGGTGGTTGAAACGGCGGAGGAGAAAGGGAAGACGATAGTGGAGGAAGCAAAGAAACAAGGAGCAGGAGTTTTGGTTTTAGGTCAGAGAAAACGAACTTCGAAGTGGCGTGTGATTTGGAAGTGGCGAGCAAAGAGAGGAATGGGAGGAGGAGTGGTTGAGTATTGTATTCATAACTCCGAGTGTATGGCTATTGCCGTAAGGAAGAAAAGTAACAACGGCGGTTACTTGATCACCACGAAACGTCACAAAGATTTCTGGCTCTTGGCctag